From Aphelocoma coerulescens isolate FSJ_1873_10779 chromosome 15, UR_Acoe_1.0, whole genome shotgun sequence, one genomic window encodes:
- the SCARF2 gene encoding scavenger receptor class F member 2 isoform X2, protein MRNFLAGGGAPPAAAERGAGEAAAKRSQRGFRPPSGSGDRRGPGRAGTASGEAGAGGQRPALDGLCRVRPSPVAPPLMAARGLRPPRRARAGAALLPLLLLLPVLSRGAAQELSPRGRNVCRAGGSSVLVCCLGWRQQGNECLIAVCEGNFTCKENEVCVRPGECRCRHGYFGANCDTKCPRQFWGPDCKEMCSCHPNGQCEDVTGQCTCNLNRWGPKCENICLCKHGKCDQKTGKCTCEPNWWGPQCSSSCYCSHNSQCDQQTGNCLCQPGWWGRGCNNQCSCNNSPCEQFTGRCQCRERTFGPRCDRYCQCYKGKCNQVDGTCTCEPGYRGKYCREPCPAGLYGQGCRRRCGQCKSLQPCTVADGRCLTCEAGWNGTKCDQPCSPGFYGEGCEKLCPPCKDGHTCNHINGKCSHCNPGWIGDRCETKCRNGTYGENCAFVCSDCVNGQCHFETGQCLCHPGSHGTYCNLTCPPGHYGANCASVCSCHDGACDPLTGACHMEANQRMGVIGAGALLALLLILLLSLLCCCCVCRKKDEASGSSQDPAAAKKPPRRLCGRFSRIGMKLPRIPLRRQKLPKVMVAHHDLENTLNCSFIEPPSVVEQPSPSWSSRGSFSSFDTTDEGPVYCVPHEESMGDSRDRGTPASPGDKLLAPISGEEAGEYTFLKETGSVRAFPADSSETPLLKSSDSERSSCGSGSAGAALYARVARLSKQSKEEEDATAEPRSPGKPPSPERTKPRPPDPATKPKVSWIHGRYSSGQSNSLPAPSQSPEQAAARSSSPEQGQGLAKRKRSPSETSASVQGRAEEKGGARGKEKAQKQPKETGVPEGKSSLAGEPQSPSKPKQRSKAGSEPMESINGAVQNAFRKMGAFQPERRAGDTRDAPRSPGTSKPRSEPLHPQLASELAAQLKEKTQSLNKGDGGIRANGVSAQREKPTPPQKAKRSAAAGGQKTSKPLLPTSPHLQKLIPGAAETAAGEPKWVEKPSAGSGQDQALPTEQAAKKTPIKKPPRKKSREASLEPPRAAAVPAQAVQ, encoded by the exons ATGCGGAATTTCCTGGCTGGCGGCGGagcccctcccgccgccgccgagaGGGGCgcgggggaggcggcggcgaaGCGATCGCAGCGCGGCTTCCGCCCGCCGAGCGGCAGCGGGGACCGGCGGGGtccggggcgggcggggaccGCGAGCGGAGAAGCCGGGGCGGGGGGACAGCGCCCGGCCCTGGATGGGCTGTGCCGGGTCCGGCCGAGCCCCGTCGCTCCGCCGCTGATGGCGGCCCGAgggctgcggccgccccgccgcgctcgggccggggccgcgcttctgccgctgctgctgctgctgccggtgCTGAGCCGCGGAGCCGCGCAGGAGCTGAGCCCCCGCGGCAGGAACGTCTGCAGGGCCGGCGG CTCCTCGGTGCTCGTGTGCTGCCTGGGATGGAGGCAACAAGGGAACGAGTGTTTAATAG cCGTGTGCGAGGGGAACTTCACCTGCAAGGAGAACGAGGTGTGCGTCAGGCCCGGCGAGTGCCGCTGCCGCCACGGCTACTTCGGTGCCAACTGCGACACCA AGTGTCCCCGGCAGTTCTGGGGTCCCGACTGCAAGGAAATGTGCAGCTGCCACCCCAACGGGCAGTGCGAGGATGTGACAGGCCAGTGCACCTGCAACCTCAACCGCTGGGGCCCCAAGTGCGAGAACATCTGCCTCTGCAAGCATGGCAAGTGTGACCAGAAGACGGGCAAATGCACCTGTGAGCCCAACTGGTGGGGCCCACAGTGCTCCAGTTCCTGCTATTGCAGCCACAACTCTCAGTGTGACCAGCAGACAGGCAACTGCCTGTGCCAGCCCGGCTGGTGGGGACGTGGCTGCAACAACCAGTGCTCCTGCAACAACTCGCCCTGCGAGCAGTTCACAGGGCGCTGCCAGTGCCGGGAGAGGACCTTTGGGCCCCGCTGCGACCGCTACTGCCAGTGCTACAAGGGCAAGTGCAACCAGGTGGATGGGACCTGCACCTGCGAGCCAGGCTACCGGGGCAAGTACTGCCGCGAGCCGTGCCCGGCCGGCTTATATGGCCAAGGCTGCAGGAGGCG GTGTGGGCAGTGCAAGAGCCTGCAGCCATGCACCGTGGCCGATGGGCGCTGCCTGACGTGTGAGGCGGGCTGGAACGGCACCAAGTGTGACCAGCCCTGCTCGCCTGGCTTCTACGGAGAGGGCTGCGAGAAGCTCTGTCCCCCCTGCAAGGATGGCCACACCTGCAATCACATCAATGGAAAATGTTCCCACTGCAACCCAGGCTGGATCGGAGACCG GTGTGAAACCAAGTGCCGGAACGGGACATATGGGGAGAACTGCGCCTTCGTCTGCAGCGACTGCGTCAACGGCCAGTGCCACTTCGAGACTGGGCAGTGCCTCTGCCACCCTGGCTCCCATGGCACATA cTGTAACCTGACTTGCCCTCCCGGACACTACGGAGCCAACTGTGCCAGTGTCTGCAGCTGCCACGACGGTGCCTGCGACCCCCTGACAGGTGCCTGCCACATGG AGGCCAACCAGAGGATGGGGGTGATCGGGGCAGGGGCCCTCCTGGCGCTGCTGCTCATccttctgctctccctgctctgctgctgctgcgtcTGCCGCAAGAAGGACGAAGCCAGCGG ctccagccaggacccagcagcagccaagaAGCCTCCGAGACGTTTGTGTGGGCGGTTCAGTCGGATCGGGATGAAGCTCCCGCGCATCCCCCTGCGCCGCCAGAAGCTACCCAAGGTCATGG TGGCCCACCATGACCTGGAAAACACCCTGAACTGCAGCTTTATCGAGCCACCCTCTGTGGTGGAGCAGCCTTCCCCATCCTGGTCATCCCGcggctccttctcctcctttgaCACCACAGACGAGGGGCCCGTGTACTGCGTCCCCCATGAAG AGAGCATgggtgacagcagggacagagggacacctGCCAGCCCCGGGGACAAGCTGCTGGCCCCGATCAGCGGGGAGGAAGCGGGCGAATACACGTTCCTGAAGGAGACGGGCTCTGTCAGAGCCTTCCCGGCCGACAGCAGTGAGACCCCCCTGCTCAAGTCCTCGGACAGCGAACGCTCCTCCTGCGGCTCGGGCTCGGCCGGCGCCGCGCTCTACGCCCGGGTCGCCCGCCTCTCCAAGCagtccaaggaggaggaggatgccaCTGCggagccccgcagccccgggaagCCGCCATCCCCGGAAAGGACCAAGCCCCGTCCTCCAGACCCGGCCACGAAGCCCAAAGTCTCCTGGATCCACGGCAGGTACAGCTCTGGCCAGTCCAATTCGCTGCCAGCACCCAGCCAGTCCCCAGAGCAAGCGGCCGCCCGGTCCAGCAGCCCCGAGCAAGGCCAGGGCTTGGCCAAGAGGAAGAGGAGCCCTAGCGAGACGTCGGCcagtgtgcagggcagagcggAGGAGAAGGGCGGCGCCCGGGGCAAAGAGAAAGCGCAGAAGCAACCGAAGGAAACCGGCGTCCCCGAGGGCAAATCCAGCCTCGCTGGGGAGCCCCAGTCACCCTCCAAACCCAAGCAGAGAAGCAAAGCCGGCTCGGAGCCGATGGAGAGCATCAACGGGGCGGTGCAGAACGCCTTCCGAAAGATGGGTGCCTTCCAGCCGGAACGGCGGGCCGGGGACACCAGGGATGCTCCTCGCAGCCCCGGCACCAGCAAACCCCGCTCCGAGCCGCTGCATCCCCAGCTGGCCTCCGAGCTGGCCGCCCAGCTGAAGGAAAAGACTCAGAGCCTCAACAAGGGGGACGGAGGCATCCGGGCGAACGGGGTCAGTGCCCAGCGGGAGAAGCCCACCCCTCCACAGAAAGCCAAGCGCTCGGCGGCCGCCGGCGGCCAGAAGACCAGCAAACCCTTGCTGCCCACCTCTCCCCATCTGCAAAAACTGATCCCTGGGGCGGCCGAGACGGCAGCCGGGGAGCCCAAGTGGGTGGAGAAGCCAAGTGCCGGCAGCGGCCAGGATCAGGCTCTCCCCACTGAGCAGGCAGCCAAGAAAACCCCCATTAAGAAGCCTCCCAGGAAGAAGAGCCGGGAAGCGAGCCTGGAgcctcccagggcagctgctgtgcctgctCAGGCAGTGCAGTGA
- the SCARF2 gene encoding scavenger receptor class F member 2 isoform X1, whose amino-acid sequence MAARGLRPPRRARAGAALLPLLLLLPVLSRGAAQELSPRGRNVCRAGGSSVLVCCLGWRQQGNECLIAVCEGNFTCKENEVCVRPGECRCRHGYFGANCDTKCPRQFWGPDCKEMCSCHPNGQCEDVTGQCTCNLNRWGPKCENICLCKHGKCDQKTGKCTCEPNWWGPQCSSSCYCSHNSQCDQQTGNCLCQPGWWGRGCNNQCSCNNSPCEQFTGRCQCRERTFGPRCDRYCQCYKGKCNQVDGTCTCEPGYRGKYCREPCPAGLYGQGCRRRCGQCKSLQPCTVADGRCLTCEAGWNGTKCDQPCSPGFYGEGCEKLCPPCKDGHTCNHINGKCSHCNPGWIGDRCNLTCPPGHYGANCASVCSCHDGACDPLTGACHMEANQRMGVIGAGALLALLLILLLSLLCCCCVCRKKDEASGSSQDPAAAKKPPRRLCGRFSRIGMKLPRIPLRRQKLPKVMVAHHDLENTLNCSFIEPPSVVEQPSPSWSSRGSFSSFDTTDEGPVYCVPHEESMGDSRDRGTPASPGDKLLAPISGEEAGEYTFLKETGSVRAFPADSSETPLLKSSDSERSSCGSGSAGAALYARVARLSKQSKEEEDATAEPRSPGKPPSPERTKPRPPDPATKPKVSWIHGRYSSGQSNSLPAPSQSPEQAAARSSSPEQGQGLAKRKRSPSETSASVQGRAEEKGGARGKEKAQKQPKETGVPEGKSSLAGEPQSPSKPKQRSKAGSEPMESINGAVQNAFRKMGAFQPERRAGDTRDAPRSPGTSKPRSEPLHPQLASELAAQLKEKTQSLNKGDGGIRANGVSAQREKPTPPQKAKRSAAAGGQKTSKPLLPTSPHLQKLIPGAAETAAGEPKWVEKPSAGSGQDQALPTEQAAKKTPIKKPPRKKSREASLEPPRAAAVPAQAVQ is encoded by the exons ATGGCGGCCCGAgggctgcggccgccccgccgcgctcgggccggggccgcgcttctgccgctgctgctgctgctgccggtgCTGAGCCGCGGAGCCGCGCAGGAGCTGAGCCCCCGCGGCAGGAACGTCTGCAGGGCCGGCGG CTCCTCGGTGCTCGTGTGCTGCCTGGGATGGAGGCAACAAGGGAACGAGTGTTTAATAG cCGTGTGCGAGGGGAACTTCACCTGCAAGGAGAACGAGGTGTGCGTCAGGCCCGGCGAGTGCCGCTGCCGCCACGGCTACTTCGGTGCCAACTGCGACACCA AGTGTCCCCGGCAGTTCTGGGGTCCCGACTGCAAGGAAATGTGCAGCTGCCACCCCAACGGGCAGTGCGAGGATGTGACAGGCCAGTGCACCTGCAACCTCAACCGCTGGGGCCCCAAGTGCGAGAACATCTGCCTCTGCAAGCATGGCAAGTGTGACCAGAAGACGGGCAAATGCACCTGTGAGCCCAACTGGTGGGGCCCACAGTGCTCCAGTTCCTGCTATTGCAGCCACAACTCTCAGTGTGACCAGCAGACAGGCAACTGCCTGTGCCAGCCCGGCTGGTGGGGACGTGGCTGCAACAACCAGTGCTCCTGCAACAACTCGCCCTGCGAGCAGTTCACAGGGCGCTGCCAGTGCCGGGAGAGGACCTTTGGGCCCCGCTGCGACCGCTACTGCCAGTGCTACAAGGGCAAGTGCAACCAGGTGGATGGGACCTGCACCTGCGAGCCAGGCTACCGGGGCAAGTACTGCCGCGAGCCGTGCCCGGCCGGCTTATATGGCCAAGGCTGCAGGAGGCG GTGTGGGCAGTGCAAGAGCCTGCAGCCATGCACCGTGGCCGATGGGCGCTGCCTGACGTGTGAGGCGGGCTGGAACGGCACCAAGTGTGACCAGCCCTGCTCGCCTGGCTTCTACGGAGAGGGCTGCGAGAAGCTCTGTCCCCCCTGCAAGGATGGCCACACCTGCAATCACATCAATGGAAAATGTTCCCACTGCAACCCAGGCTGGATCGGAGACCG cTGTAACCTGACTTGCCCTCCCGGACACTACGGAGCCAACTGTGCCAGTGTCTGCAGCTGCCACGACGGTGCCTGCGACCCCCTGACAGGTGCCTGCCACATGG AGGCCAACCAGAGGATGGGGGTGATCGGGGCAGGGGCCCTCCTGGCGCTGCTGCTCATccttctgctctccctgctctgctgctgctgcgtcTGCCGCAAGAAGGACGAAGCCAGCGG ctccagccaggacccagcagcagccaagaAGCCTCCGAGACGTTTGTGTGGGCGGTTCAGTCGGATCGGGATGAAGCTCCCGCGCATCCCCCTGCGCCGCCAGAAGCTACCCAAGGTCATGG TGGCCCACCATGACCTGGAAAACACCCTGAACTGCAGCTTTATCGAGCCACCCTCTGTGGTGGAGCAGCCTTCCCCATCCTGGTCATCCCGcggctccttctcctcctttgaCACCACAGACGAGGGGCCCGTGTACTGCGTCCCCCATGAAG AGAGCATgggtgacagcagggacagagggacacctGCCAGCCCCGGGGACAAGCTGCTGGCCCCGATCAGCGGGGAGGAAGCGGGCGAATACACGTTCCTGAAGGAGACGGGCTCTGTCAGAGCCTTCCCGGCCGACAGCAGTGAGACCCCCCTGCTCAAGTCCTCGGACAGCGAACGCTCCTCCTGCGGCTCGGGCTCGGCCGGCGCCGCGCTCTACGCCCGGGTCGCCCGCCTCTCCAAGCagtccaaggaggaggaggatgccaCTGCggagccccgcagccccgggaagCCGCCATCCCCGGAAAGGACCAAGCCCCGTCCTCCAGACCCGGCCACGAAGCCCAAAGTCTCCTGGATCCACGGCAGGTACAGCTCTGGCCAGTCCAATTCGCTGCCAGCACCCAGCCAGTCCCCAGAGCAAGCGGCCGCCCGGTCCAGCAGCCCCGAGCAAGGCCAGGGCTTGGCCAAGAGGAAGAGGAGCCCTAGCGAGACGTCGGCcagtgtgcagggcagagcggAGGAGAAGGGCGGCGCCCGGGGCAAAGAGAAAGCGCAGAAGCAACCGAAGGAAACCGGCGTCCCCGAGGGCAAATCCAGCCTCGCTGGGGAGCCCCAGTCACCCTCCAAACCCAAGCAGAGAAGCAAAGCCGGCTCGGAGCCGATGGAGAGCATCAACGGGGCGGTGCAGAACGCCTTCCGAAAGATGGGTGCCTTCCAGCCGGAACGGCGGGCCGGGGACACCAGGGATGCTCCTCGCAGCCCCGGCACCAGCAAACCCCGCTCCGAGCCGCTGCATCCCCAGCTGGCCTCCGAGCTGGCCGCCCAGCTGAAGGAAAAGACTCAGAGCCTCAACAAGGGGGACGGAGGCATCCGGGCGAACGGGGTCAGTGCCCAGCGGGAGAAGCCCACCCCTCCACAGAAAGCCAAGCGCTCGGCGGCCGCCGGCGGCCAGAAGACCAGCAAACCCTTGCTGCCCACCTCTCCCCATCTGCAAAAACTGATCCCTGGGGCGGCCGAGACGGCAGCCGGGGAGCCCAAGTGGGTGGAGAAGCCAAGTGCCGGCAGCGGCCAGGATCAGGCTCTCCCCACTGAGCAGGCAGCCAAGAAAACCCCCATTAAGAAGCCTCCCAGGAAGAAGAGCCGGGAAGCGAGCCTGGAgcctcccagggcagctgctgtgcctgctCAGGCAGTGCAGTGA
- the SCARF2 gene encoding scavenger receptor class F member 2 isoform X3, translating into MCSCHPNGQCEDVTGQCTCNLNRWGPKCENICLCKHGKCDQKTGKCTCEPNWWGPQCSSSCYCSHNSQCDQQTGNCLCQPGWWGRGCNNQCSCNNSPCEQFTGRCQCRERTFGPRCDRYCQCYKGKCNQVDGTCTCEPGYRGKYCREPCPAGLYGQGCRRRCGQCKSLQPCTVADGRCLTCEAGWNGTKCDQPCSPGFYGEGCEKLCPPCKDGHTCNHINGKCSHCNPGWIGDRCETKCRNGTYGENCAFVCSDCVNGQCHFETGQCLCHPGSHGTYCNLTCPPGHYGANCASVCSCHDGACDPLTGACHMEANQRMGVIGAGALLALLLILLLSLLCCCCVCRKKDEASGSSQDPAAAKKPPRRLCGRFSRIGMKLPRIPLRRQKLPKVMVAHHDLENTLNCSFIEPPSVVEQPSPSWSSRGSFSSFDTTDEGPVYCVPHEESMGDSRDRGTPASPGDKLLAPISGEEAGEYTFLKETGSVRAFPADSSETPLLKSSDSERSSCGSGSAGAALYARVARLSKQSKEEEDATAEPRSPGKPPSPERTKPRPPDPATKPKVSWIHGRYSSGQSNSLPAPSQSPEQAAARSSSPEQGQGLAKRKRSPSETSASVQGRAEEKGGARGKEKAQKQPKETGVPEGKSSLAGEPQSPSKPKQRSKAGSEPMESINGAVQNAFRKMGAFQPERRAGDTRDAPRSPGTSKPRSEPLHPQLASELAAQLKEKTQSLNKGDGGIRANGVSAQREKPTPPQKAKRSAAAGGQKTSKPLLPTSPHLQKLIPGAAETAAGEPKWVEKPSAGSGQDQALPTEQAAKKTPIKKPPRKKSREASLEPPRAAAVPAQAVQ; encoded by the exons ATGTGCAGCTGCCACCCCAACGGGCAGTGCGAGGATGTGACAGGCCAGTGCACCTGCAACCTCAACCGCTGGGGCCCCAAGTGCGAGAACATCTGCCTCTGCAAGCATGGCAAGTGTGACCAGAAGACGGGCAAATGCACCTGTGAGCCCAACTGGTGGGGCCCACAGTGCTCCAGTTCCTGCTATTGCAGCCACAACTCTCAGTGTGACCAGCAGACAGGCAACTGCCTGTGCCAGCCCGGCTGGTGGGGACGTGGCTGCAACAACCAGTGCTCCTGCAACAACTCGCCCTGCGAGCAGTTCACAGGGCGCTGCCAGTGCCGGGAGAGGACCTTTGGGCCCCGCTGCGACCGCTACTGCCAGTGCTACAAGGGCAAGTGCAACCAGGTGGATGGGACCTGCACCTGCGAGCCAGGCTACCGGGGCAAGTACTGCCGCGAGCCGTGCCCGGCCGGCTTATATGGCCAAGGCTGCAGGAGGCG GTGTGGGCAGTGCAAGAGCCTGCAGCCATGCACCGTGGCCGATGGGCGCTGCCTGACGTGTGAGGCGGGCTGGAACGGCACCAAGTGTGACCAGCCCTGCTCGCCTGGCTTCTACGGAGAGGGCTGCGAGAAGCTCTGTCCCCCCTGCAAGGATGGCCACACCTGCAATCACATCAATGGAAAATGTTCCCACTGCAACCCAGGCTGGATCGGAGACCG GTGTGAAACCAAGTGCCGGAACGGGACATATGGGGAGAACTGCGCCTTCGTCTGCAGCGACTGCGTCAACGGCCAGTGCCACTTCGAGACTGGGCAGTGCCTCTGCCACCCTGGCTCCCATGGCACATA cTGTAACCTGACTTGCCCTCCCGGACACTACGGAGCCAACTGTGCCAGTGTCTGCAGCTGCCACGACGGTGCCTGCGACCCCCTGACAGGTGCCTGCCACATGG AGGCCAACCAGAGGATGGGGGTGATCGGGGCAGGGGCCCTCCTGGCGCTGCTGCTCATccttctgctctccctgctctgctgctgctgcgtcTGCCGCAAGAAGGACGAAGCCAGCGG ctccagccaggacccagcagcagccaagaAGCCTCCGAGACGTTTGTGTGGGCGGTTCAGTCGGATCGGGATGAAGCTCCCGCGCATCCCCCTGCGCCGCCAGAAGCTACCCAAGGTCATGG TGGCCCACCATGACCTGGAAAACACCCTGAACTGCAGCTTTATCGAGCCACCCTCTGTGGTGGAGCAGCCTTCCCCATCCTGGTCATCCCGcggctccttctcctcctttgaCACCACAGACGAGGGGCCCGTGTACTGCGTCCCCCATGAAG AGAGCATgggtgacagcagggacagagggacacctGCCAGCCCCGGGGACAAGCTGCTGGCCCCGATCAGCGGGGAGGAAGCGGGCGAATACACGTTCCTGAAGGAGACGGGCTCTGTCAGAGCCTTCCCGGCCGACAGCAGTGAGACCCCCCTGCTCAAGTCCTCGGACAGCGAACGCTCCTCCTGCGGCTCGGGCTCGGCCGGCGCCGCGCTCTACGCCCGGGTCGCCCGCCTCTCCAAGCagtccaaggaggaggaggatgccaCTGCggagccccgcagccccgggaagCCGCCATCCCCGGAAAGGACCAAGCCCCGTCCTCCAGACCCGGCCACGAAGCCCAAAGTCTCCTGGATCCACGGCAGGTACAGCTCTGGCCAGTCCAATTCGCTGCCAGCACCCAGCCAGTCCCCAGAGCAAGCGGCCGCCCGGTCCAGCAGCCCCGAGCAAGGCCAGGGCTTGGCCAAGAGGAAGAGGAGCCCTAGCGAGACGTCGGCcagtgtgcagggcagagcggAGGAGAAGGGCGGCGCCCGGGGCAAAGAGAAAGCGCAGAAGCAACCGAAGGAAACCGGCGTCCCCGAGGGCAAATCCAGCCTCGCTGGGGAGCCCCAGTCACCCTCCAAACCCAAGCAGAGAAGCAAAGCCGGCTCGGAGCCGATGGAGAGCATCAACGGGGCGGTGCAGAACGCCTTCCGAAAGATGGGTGCCTTCCAGCCGGAACGGCGGGCCGGGGACACCAGGGATGCTCCTCGCAGCCCCGGCACCAGCAAACCCCGCTCCGAGCCGCTGCATCCCCAGCTGGCCTCCGAGCTGGCCGCCCAGCTGAAGGAAAAGACTCAGAGCCTCAACAAGGGGGACGGAGGCATCCGGGCGAACGGGGTCAGTGCCCAGCGGGAGAAGCCCACCCCTCCACAGAAAGCCAAGCGCTCGGCGGCCGCCGGCGGCCAGAAGACCAGCAAACCCTTGCTGCCCACCTCTCCCCATCTGCAAAAACTGATCCCTGGGGCGGCCGAGACGGCAGCCGGGGAGCCCAAGTGGGTGGAGAAGCCAAGTGCCGGCAGCGGCCAGGATCAGGCTCTCCCCACTGAGCAGGCAGCCAAGAAAACCCCCATTAAGAAGCCTCCCAGGAAGAAGAGCCGGGAAGCGAGCCTGGAgcctcccagggcagctgctgtgcctgctCAGGCAGTGCAGTGA